A window of Desulfotignum phosphitoxidans DSM 13687 genomic DNA:
TATGTTCATCAATATATCATTTACAGCGGAACTGATCCATGATTTTGACGGCTTAAGCAAAAAGTCTACTTACGAACGCTTTGGCATTGTCCACATCTTCCTGGTTGGGACGGCCGGTCATCTGTTTGACCATCCCTGCCCACGTTTCATCATCAATGCCCAGTTTTTTCTGCACAGGTTCATGCATCGCCTCAGCCAAAAATCCCTGGCAGTCAAAACAGCCCCTGTATTCGATTCCTTTTTCTCTGCATGCGGTTTTCATAGGTTCTTCAAAAGCATCCATATCCTGTTCCGGATAAGCAGGTGCCATGTGGGTAATAAACCCTGCCATCTGTTGACCGGACGTTGACTTTAGAACACTTAAACATTCTTTGACCGGGGCGGCCAGGCTTCCGGAGTGCAGAGGCGACCCCATGAAAATGCAGTCATATTTGGCAACCATATCAGGGGTAATTTCTTCAAGTTTCTTTAAATCGGTATAACTGGTTTTAGCTGCTTCTTCGCAGATAGCTTTGGCGATTTTTTCCGTGTTGCCGCTCTGGCTGAAATAAGTGACCAATACCTTCATGATTGAATCTCCTTTTGGTTTATTTGTTATTGCGATCCTTAAAACCATTCTGAACTGTATCATATTTAAATGTCATTCGTCTGTCTGTAGCATTGGCTACATTATTGATAATAATTCATCAAACGCTGACTGCGTGCCCAGGATACGCGCTGTGTTGTTATAAAAAGCAGTGTTCCGGTTTGTTGCAACATCATCTTTGGATGGAAAAAACAACAAACGGTTTTTGGAAGTATGGAAATTTTTCTGGAAATGAGTTACAGGGATAGTCTGGGGGTCTCATCCGCTATAAAACAGGCCTTGTCCTGCAGGTAGTCCTCACCACAATCTGCCTCGGCTTGATCTGCCAAGTTTTATATATTTGGACACCAAATAACAAAAGAAGCTCGAACTCATTGCCAATCAACCGGAAGTGGCCAGCCTCAGCCGCTGTTTTGCCTTTATGTCCCTGGTAGCCCTGAACACCGGTGCTGACAGGAGATATTTTGACCTGAAATCCAAACCCTTGGTGTAATGTTTCAAATGTGGCAAACTTGCTTTTTTTGAAATTCCCCCCATAATGTAATAAATAATAAAGAAACTCTCATCTATTTGGAAAAGAGGCGACAGCGATGATGGATTTCCCAGATACTGAAAAAAACTAAAAAGCTGAATATCAAGCTACAAGTCTGCTTTAAATAAAGAAAAAAAGACGTTTGGGCATATAAATGATGGTGCTGGGAAAAGATATCTATTGTTTGCACTATTTTTTGTTTTAAATGATTTGAAAAAGTCTGAGCAATATTTCCAATGGTACGCAAAAGAATTTGACAATGATGTTGGAGAGCCCGTTCAAAAGCTGTGCTGGGCAATAAGCTTGTATCGAATGGACAGACTCGATGAGGCAAGATATCGACTTGCAGACTTGATGCTGACAAACCTATACATGATTCCAAGACTTTTAGGTGAAAACATAAAAACATATGACATCTGGCACTCCAGCTCCGACGCTGACTATGATTTTTACGATTACATATATGATGAAATTTTAGCAGCAATAACTGCAGATGACAAAAAATGGATTAAAACAGAGTATGATTCAGCTGTGTTTCAACGTATCAGGCAAAGATATATTGAAATATACGCTCACCTCAAAAATGTAAAAGACATGCCGTTACGCAAAAAACTTCTTAACGAATCCTACACGCTTCTTGATCAACTTGAAGTAACAGAAAACAGTGGAAAATCAAAAAATTGAATGCATT
This region includes:
- a CDS encoding flavodoxin family protein, which produces MKVLVTYFSQSGNTEKIAKAICEEAAKTSYTDLKKLEEITPDMVAKYDCIFMGSPLHSGSLAAPVKECLSVLKSTSGQQMAGFITHMAPAYPEQDMDAFEEPMKTACREKGIEYRGCFDCQGFLAEAMHEPVQKKLGIDDETWAGMVKQMTGRPNQEDVDNAKAFVSRLFA